The proteins below come from a single Microbulbifer sp. Q7 genomic window:
- a CDS encoding BapA prefix-like domain-containing protein, whose amino-acid sequence MQTQVVDKSSGVLSSFDSTNVVLNSPGFVKLALAQEDIVSFSRAGDDLIIQLDNGEIVTIANFYLADATSTQSDLFLEDPQSGAVMLAQQGADGSIFSMAQVSSSADLAGVVPSGGEYVCPWVWAGLAALGIAAIAASADDDSGDRGFEPFVPPPPPSPPPPQSPPAPPPGETEPEPPVEAPPPIIIDPEPPEPEPPAPPPETEPPSPPPETEPPSPPPPPDGDADADSDADADADTDADADADADTDADADADADTDADADADADTDADADADADTDADADADADADADADADADADADADADADADADADADADADADADADADADADADADADADADADADADADADADADADADADADADADADADADADADADADADADADADADADADADADADADADADADADADADADCDINIDIDIDIDIDCECDADADSDADADADADADADADADADADADADYNFSYEFDFHGYEVDIDVDVDIEKSGSHKDGDCEIDIDIDIDIDIECDADADSDADADADADADADADADADADADADADADADADADADADTDADADADADADADTDADADADADADADADADTDADADADADADADADADSDLDSGISYVAFRLEDGRVIKVEGFEGEFADIKDPKYPESLYDCIEEEYGSAVDVDGPGDPYIIKAGSDGIGNGHYDPDGNEVTTAGWPTNPSGNVGGDGVSDSIDVADLCDDAEMSMAESSMTSAMAEDLDVDSSALHDNPELEAMLEAALQEALEDALDDIIELAEQIADDGEDCGFSGSSSAGELESPPTLEDLLADYLESDPLPGLGMSDSLGQDLGEFLQQSDTSEMLPPDMDDPMRDLWSQNGNHDL is encoded by the coding sequence ATGCAAACCCAGGTAGTCGATAAGTCGAGCGGCGTCCTGAGTTCGTTTGATTCCACCAACGTGGTTTTAAACTCACCAGGTTTCGTCAAGCTTGCCCTGGCACAAGAAGACATTGTTTCTTTCTCCAGGGCCGGTGACGATCTGATTATTCAGCTGGACAACGGCGAAATAGTTACGATCGCAAATTTTTATTTGGCGGATGCCACCAGTACCCAGAGTGATCTTTTTCTTGAAGATCCGCAGTCGGGCGCAGTGATGCTCGCTCAGCAGGGTGCAGATGGCTCCATTTTTTCCATGGCCCAGGTCAGTAGTAGTGCTGACCTGGCAGGCGTGGTTCCATCCGGTGGGGAGTACGTCTGCCCCTGGGTGTGGGCGGGCCTGGCGGCGCTAGGCATCGCCGCAATCGCAGCATCAGCGGATGATGACTCTGGCGATCGCGGGTTCGAGCCGTTTGTGCCGCCACCTCCACCGTCTCCACCACCGCCACAATCGCCGCCCGCGCCCCCGCCTGGCGAAACTGAACCGGAGCCTCCGGTTGAGGCCCCGCCCCCCATTATTATCGACCCCGAGCCGCCGGAACCAGAGCCGCCCGCGCCACCGCCTGAGACAGAGCCGCCGTCGCCGCCGCCTGAGACAGAGCCGCCGTCGCCGCCACCACCGCCGGACGGAGATGCTGACGCGGATTCGGACGCGGATGCCGATGCAGACACGGATGCCGATGCGGATGCCGATGCAGATACGGATGCCGATGCGGATGCGGATGCAGATACCGACGCCGACGCGGATGCGGATGCAGATACAGACGCCGATGCGGATGCTGATGCCGATACGGATGCCGACGCGGACGCGGATGCGGATGCGGATGCTGACGCGGATGCTGACGCGGATGCTGACGCGGATGCCGATGCGGATGCTGACGCGGATGCCGATGCGGATGCCGATGCCGATGCCGATGCCGATGCCGATGCGGATGCGGACGCGGATGCCGATGCGGATGCGGATGCCGATGCGGATGCGGATGCGGATGCGGACGCGGATGCCGATGCGGATGCTGATGCTGATGCTGATGCTGATGCGGATGCGGATGCGGATGCGGATGCGGATGCGGATGCCGATGCGGATGCCGACGCTGACGCGGATGCCGACGCGGATGCCGACGCTGACGCGGATGCCGATGCCGATGCGGACGCCGATGCGGATGCCGACGCAGATGCTGACGCAGATGCAGATGCAGATGCAGATGCCGACTGCGACATCAATATCGACATCGACATAGATATTGACATCGACTGTGAGTGCGACGCTGATGCCGATTCAGACGCAGACGCAGACGCAGACGCAGACGCAGACGCCGATGCAGATGCAGATGCAGACGCTGATGCCGATGCCGACTACAACTTCAGCTACGAATTTGATTTCCACGGCTATGAAGTGGATATCGACGTCGATGTGGACATTGAAAAGTCTGGCAGTCACAAGGATGGCGATTGTGAAATCGACATCGATATAGACATCGACATTGATATCGAATGTGACGCGGACGCAGATTCGGACGCCGACGCCGACGCCGATGCCGACGCCGATGCGGATGCCGATGCGGATGCCGATGCGGATGCGGATGCTGACGCTGATGCGGATGCGGATGCGGATGCGGATGCGGATGCAGATACGGATGCCGATGCCGATGCCGATGCAGATGCCGATGCGGATACGGATGCTGACGCAGATGCAGATGCCGACGCAGATGCAGATGCCGACGCCGATACCGATGCGGATGCTGACGCGGATGCTGACGCCGACGCTGACGCTGACGCCGACTCGGATCTCGACAGTGGTATTTCCTACGTCGCATTCCGGTTGGAAGACGGCAGGGTGATTAAGGTTGAGGGCTTTGAAGGCGAGTTCGCTGACATCAAGGATCCCAAGTACCCAGAGTCACTTTACGATTGCATCGAGGAAGAGTACGGCTCAGCGGTCGATGTCGATGGCCCTGGAGATCCCTACATCATCAAGGCCGGGTCGGATGGCATTGGCAATGGGCATTACGACCCGGATGGCAATGAAGTCACGACTGCGGGTTGGCCCACCAACCCTTCCGGAAATGTGGGAGGCGATGGTGTCTCTGACTCGATCGATGTGGCCGACCTCTGTGATGATGCGGAGATGTCGATGGCAGAATCGAGCATGACGTCTGCCATGGCTGAAGATCTGGATGTCGATAGCAGTGCGCTGCACGACAACCCGGAACTTGAAGCGATGCTCGAGGCTGCTCTGCAAGAGGCATTGGAAGATGCGCTTGACGACATCATCGAGTTGGCAGAGCAGATCGCCGACGACGGAGAAGACTGTGGATTCTCCGGCTCCTCCTCAGCAGGAGAGCTCGAGTCACCACCGACGCTGGAAGACTTGTTGGCTGACTACCTGGAAAGTGATCCACTGCCAGGCTTGGGAATGAGTGATTCCCTCGGTCAAGACCTGGGTGAATTCCTCCAGCAGAGTGATACTTCGGAGATGTTGCCACCAGATATGGATGACCCAATGAGAGATCTCTGGTCTCAAAATGGAAATCACGATCTGTAA
- a CDS encoding histidine phosphatase family protein, with protein MIALSWRISVIIDSVPTLKEISPLHEIVLIRHGEAAKSATDPDPGLTALGQQQAQALVDDVGSRYPGGEGVRIISSPKSRTLQTALPLATHWGHEILQAPDVIEIPSPEGMPLAQRGDWIRHLLHSEWDSLSASQAHWRERLIAFLLSLDSHSGKMVSDSGGAFSDNAHTSLVFCHFMVINSVVAQLRGDRKITQFYPDYTSQTHLKLDNGTLSLVELGRALVPQGEHRIQ; from the coding sequence ATGATCGCCCTGAGCTGGCGCATTTCCGTTATCATCGACTCGGTGCCCACGCTCAAGGAGATCAGTCCATTGCACGAAATCGTACTTATCCGACACGGGGAAGCTGCAAAGTCAGCGACGGATCCCGACCCGGGCCTGACGGCGCTTGGGCAGCAACAGGCGCAGGCGTTGGTAGACGATGTGGGTAGCCGTTACCCTGGTGGTGAAGGCGTACGAATCATCAGCAGTCCGAAATCCCGTACTCTACAGACGGCCCTCCCCCTGGCGACACATTGGGGACACGAGATTCTGCAGGCACCAGACGTCATAGAAATCCCCTCCCCCGAGGGTATGCCCCTCGCTCAGCGTGGGGACTGGATCCGACACCTCCTGCACAGTGAGTGGGACAGCCTGTCAGCCTCCCAGGCGCACTGGCGGGAACGGCTGATCGCATTCTTGCTGTCCCTGGATTCCCATTCAGGAAAAATGGTCAGTGATTCAGGTGGCGCCTTCAGCGATAACGCGCACACCTCTCTGGTCTTCTGTCACTTCATGGTCATCAACTCGGTGGTTGCCCAGTTGCGGGGCGATCGCAAAATAACGCAGTTTTACCCGGACTACACCTCGCAGACCCACCTCAAGCTGGACAATGGAACCCTGTCACTTGTCGAACTTGGGCGAGCGCTTGTACCCCAGGGTGAACACCGCATCCAGTGA
- a CDS encoding MFS transporter, translated as MDRQWWQSLYGLPPLIWIILLGSFFGRGTYFMVWPFLAILLHEKFALTPGVIGVILSASAMASALLGFYVGALSDRYGRRGVLILGTAINACAFVILSQAETLMAFVIAITLCSIGRSIWEPPASALFGDLIPDARSRELALQFRYFLINVGAALGPIIGVWAGISAQQSTFGLTALSYLLLCIGLVWGFQYSAAGKQSRRQKHTASSFTQTIQVLRQDRVFLVVVLANVLTLFIYAHFDTSLVQYLTQMQAPALVGLISGMILVNAMTIVLLQFPLLRALGGLDVNQRMMIGVIILALGQAWFALNPIHWLYGWLGATFVVSVAEAILFPTMSIQIDRMAPNHLRGSYFGAASFYAFGWSSAPLVGGYVIQWFGGSVLYWSMLVFCGLVLALYRYGKRLGEGEKRVAEPISEPPVHKPEALSQ; from the coding sequence ATGGACAGGCAATGGTGGCAATCACTTTACGGCTTACCGCCCCTGATATGGATTATTTTACTGGGCAGCTTCTTTGGTCGCGGCACCTATTTTATGGTCTGGCCATTTCTGGCCATTTTACTGCACGAAAAGTTTGCGCTGACGCCGGGAGTGATTGGTGTGATTCTCAGCGCGTCAGCCATGGCGTCCGCACTGCTCGGCTTTTATGTGGGAGCGCTTTCGGACCGTTATGGCCGTCGGGGTGTGCTGATTCTCGGCACTGCCATCAATGCCTGTGCCTTTGTGATTTTGTCTCAGGCAGAAACCCTGATGGCGTTTGTGATTGCGATCACCCTTTGCTCCATTGGGCGGTCAATCTGGGAGCCACCGGCGAGTGCACTTTTTGGCGACCTGATACCGGATGCCAGAAGCCGTGAGCTGGCACTGCAATTTCGCTACTTCCTGATTAATGTTGGCGCGGCACTGGGCCCGATCATTGGTGTGTGGGCTGGTATCAGCGCACAGCAATCTACCTTCGGACTGACTGCGCTGAGCTACTTGTTATTGTGCATCGGGCTTGTATGGGGCTTCCAATACTCCGCTGCGGGAAAGCAGTCCCGTCGACAAAAGCACACCGCCAGCAGTTTTACACAGACCATACAGGTCTTGCGCCAGGACCGAGTATTTCTCGTTGTCGTACTGGCGAATGTGCTGACGCTGTTTATTTACGCGCACTTCGATACCAGCCTGGTCCAGTACCTGACGCAAATGCAGGCGCCAGCTTTAGTAGGGCTGATTTCCGGGATGATCCTGGTCAATGCCATGACCATTGTCCTTTTGCAGTTTCCGCTGTTGCGCGCCTTGGGAGGGCTGGATGTAAACCAGCGGATGATGATCGGCGTGATTATTCTCGCGTTGGGCCAAGCCTGGTTTGCGCTGAACCCCATACACTGGCTTTACGGCTGGCTGGGGGCGACGTTTGTGGTGAGCGTTGCCGAAGCAATTTTGTTTCCCACAATGAGTATCCAGATAGACCGAATGGCTCCCAATCATCTCAGAGGCAGTTACTTCGGTGCGGCTTCTTTTTACGCGTTCGGTTGGTCGAGCGCACCACTAGTTGGCGGCTATGTCATTCAGTGGTTTGGTGGCAGTGTTCTCTACTGGAGCATGCTTGTGTTCTGCGGCCTTGTCCTGGCGCTCTATCGCTACGGCAAGCGATTGGGTGAAGGGGAGAAGCGCGTCGCTGAGCCCATCAGCGAGCCTCCCGTGCACAAGCCGGAGGCGCTGTCACAATAG